The proteins below are encoded in one region of Clostridiisalibacter paucivorans DSM 22131:
- a CDS encoding hydrolase: MRILKEKSAGIIVDVQERLMPHIYENSTTIKNLKTLIEGLNILEIPLLVSQQYTKGLGGTVKDVSDSIGDFTPMEKMTFSCCDEEYFMKKIKDLEKEFFIIAGIETHVCVLQTSLDLLEKGYKVVLVEDCVSSRRENDKNMAVQRLRAHGAIITTYESLLFELCRYAGTEEFKKISKLVK, from the coding sequence TTGAGAATATTAAAGGAGAAGTCAGCAGGTATAATAGTAGATGTACAAGAAAGACTAATGCCCCATATATATGAAAACTCTACAACTATAAAAAATCTTAAGACATTAATAGAGGGATTAAATATCTTAGAGATACCCTTGTTAGTATCACAACAATATACTAAAGGACTGGGAGGAACAGTAAAGGATGTAAGTGATTCTATAGGAGATTTTACTCCGATGGAAAAGATGACATTTAGTTGTTGTGATGAAGAATATTTCATGAAAAAAATAAAAGACTTGGAAAAAGAGTTTTTTATAATAGCAGGTATAGAGACCCATGTATGTGTGCTACAGACATCATTAGACCTTTTAGAGAAGGGATATAAAGTAGTACTTGTAGAAGACTGTGTATCATCTAGGAGGGAAAATGATAAAAATATGGCTGTCCAACGTTTGAGGGCTCATGGTGCTATAATAACTACATATGAATCACTATTGTTTGAGTTATGTAGATATGCAGGAACAGAGGAGTTTAAGAAGATATCAAAGCTTGTAAAATAA